A single Anatilimnocola floriformis DNA region contains:
- a CDS encoding RHS repeat domain-containing protein produces the protein MLDITALDTGLAEWSIPITENYAGGHTVSYDVTGNSLVSGPSNALLSAGWSIAAIANLAPLQSQAGNLTNSNLVRTIASTFNDDGDLEEISDPDATYEYTYDTLGRVTGYVQNLAGLTPEIEFVSQYNSASRRELLQAILDGDEDFQNTYAYDDLQRLSTLIQQSGADNVVAAKRIDFNYNSLGQYTRFDRYASADQSEFVASSHYSYDNLNRLVHAETTSTPTGWGTDPLAGYQYAYDAANRILSIDSYLDGLSTYTHDDTNQLTGADHSTATDESYEYDENGNRIMSGYHVNPNNQVDTDGVYNYTYDDEGNRLTRTAISNGYVTEYEWDFRNRLTKVTEKDNSNNILQVTTNSYDALNQWIRRSFDADGPGGTAAVDTFFAYENGQIALQFDGNAAADLSHRYLWGEQVDQLFTDEAVTSLGSAGDVIWPVGDHLGTQRDLVTYNSGTDVATVANHREYDSFGNLTNESNSAIDLLFGYTSKPFDETTGLQNNLNRWYDPVAGKWISEDPIGFAAEDENLTRYASNNPIAIMDPSGLVEKAIVLEGGNKTEDSVEWNETKLPAGNVGKTLHNMRVNAKPEPFVMCGKVIGFRISFMVKYDAQVLLDIDQIKKNSLPALTIKSAYAHEQKHINIALKTLDEAVAKLSPHEDEIFDTKVEAVDASKKYGAMVQAFIEDELKKNSAHEKGLGKVDMTSPVVGEMPKNPLTKGVYDPRTNVYTPKERYNPDKKTYEPIPPGK, from the coding sequence TTGCTCGACATCACAGCGCTCGATACTGGGCTGGCCGAGTGGAGCATCCCGATCACCGAAAATTACGCCGGCGGCCACACGGTGTCCTACGACGTGACTGGAAATTCCTTGGTCTCGGGCCCTTCGAATGCGTTGCTCAGCGCTGGTTGGTCGATTGCCGCCATTGCCAACCTCGCGCCGCTGCAGTCCCAGGCTGGCAATCTGACCAACAGTAACCTGGTGCGGACGATTGCTTCGACCTTCAACGATGATGGCGATCTGGAGGAGATCAGCGATCCTGATGCGACCTACGAGTACACGTACGACACCCTGGGACGCGTGACCGGCTACGTGCAGAACCTGGCCGGACTGACGCCAGAGATCGAGTTCGTCAGTCAGTACAACTCGGCCAGTCGGCGTGAACTCTTGCAAGCGATTCTCGATGGGGATGAAGACTTCCAGAACACGTATGCCTACGACGACCTGCAACGGCTCTCGACGCTAATTCAGCAGAGTGGTGCTGACAACGTGGTGGCTGCCAAGCGAATCGACTTCAATTACAACTCGCTGGGGCAATACACGCGGTTCGATCGTTACGCGTCGGCCGATCAGTCGGAGTTCGTGGCCAGTTCGCATTACAGCTACGACAATCTGAACCGCCTGGTGCACGCGGAAACAACCTCCACACCGACCGGCTGGGGAACCGATCCTCTCGCCGGTTATCAGTACGCCTACGATGCTGCCAACCGGATTCTTTCGATCGATTCGTATCTCGATGGCTTGAGCACGTATACCCACGACGACACGAACCAACTCACGGGCGCCGACCACAGCACGGCGACGGATGAGTCGTACGAGTACGACGAGAACGGCAACCGAATCATGTCCGGTTACCACGTCAATCCGAACAATCAGGTCGACACCGACGGAGTCTACAACTACACCTACGACGACGAAGGGAACCGCCTCACCCGGACGGCGATTAGCAACGGCTATGTCACCGAGTACGAATGGGACTTCCGCAACCGCCTGACGAAAGTGACCGAGAAGGACAACTCGAATAACATCCTGCAGGTCACCACCAACAGCTACGATGCGCTCAATCAATGGATCCGCCGCAGCTTCGACGCGGATGGCCCCGGTGGAACCGCCGCGGTCGACACCTTCTTCGCTTACGAGAACGGCCAAATCGCGTTGCAGTTCGACGGCAACGCAGCCGCCGACCTCTCCCACCGCTACCTCTGGGGCGAGCAAGTCGACCAGCTCTTCACCGACGAAGCCGTCACCAGCCTCGGCAGCGCAGGCGATGTCATCTGGCCTGTCGGCGACCACCTCGGCACGCAACGTGACCTGGTCACCTACAACAGCGGCACCGACGTCGCCACCGTCGCGAACCATCGCGAGTACGACTCGTTCGGCAACCTGACTAACGAATCCAACTCCGCCATCGATCTCCTCTTCGGTTACACCAGCAAACCCTTCGATGAGACCACCGGCCTCCAAAACAATCTCAACCGCTGGTACGATCCGGTGGCGGGAAAATGGATCAGCGAAGATCCCATCGGGTTCGCTGCAGAGGATGAGAACCTAACGCGTTACGCCAGTAACAATCCAATAGCGATTATGGATCCAAGTGGGCTTGTAGAGAAAGCGATAGTCCTTGAGGGAGGCAACAAGACGGAGGACTCCGTAGAATGGAACGAAACTAAACTTCCAGCAGGCAACGTTGGTAAAACGCTCCATAACATGCGGGTAAACGCTAAACCGGAACCTTTCGTAATGTGCGGCAAGGTAATTGGGTTTAGAATCAGTTTCATGGTCAAGTATGACGCACAAGTTCTTCTGGATATTGATCAGATAAAGAAAAACAGTCTCCCAGCCCTCACCATCAAGTCAGCGTACGCCCATGAACAAAAACATATAAACATAGCCCTAAAAACACTGGACGAGGCGGTTGCAAAGCTGTCGCCACACGAGGACGAGATTTTTGACACAAAAGTAGAGGCGGTGGATGCAAGCAAGAAATATGGCGCTATGGTTCAGGCTTTCATAGAAGACGAGTTGAAAAAAAATTCCGCGCATGAGAAAGGTCTTGGGAAAGTCGATATGACGTCGCCCGTAGTTGGGGAAATGCCTAAAAACCCATTGACCAAGGGGGTTTATGACCCGAGAACGAACGTGTATACCCCTAAAGAAAGGTATAATCCAGATAAAAAGACATATGAGCCAATACCTCCCGGGAAATAA
- a CDS encoding DUF1559 domain-containing protein has product MSKPVRSAFTLVELLVVIAIIGVLVALLLPAVQAAREAARRTQCINNLKQIGLALHNYNDTFKVLPPGSIWSGTAANYRGCILLHILPFIEQKNLYEKFDFSQPPEGQVFPGTTTLLGSTIIKGYTCPSEKTSSLLNGRAIHNYVASSGPTAHTDNSACTCSAGAGWNAYAQAPYTSSDPNFFAGPFHRTGVAVRLSEITDGLSQTIFFGEHRRDCSNHVRTGWISSNNGNGLTSTLIPINTNTCEPSSTDFCRQPCNWATELGFKSLHPGGACFLIGDGAVTFITQSIDHNNFQALGGKSDGKPATLP; this is encoded by the coding sequence ATGTCGAAGCCCGTTCGTTCTGCGTTCACGCTCGTTGAATTGCTGGTTGTGATCGCCATCATCGGCGTGCTCGTCGCGCTGTTATTGCCCGCCGTGCAGGCCGCGCGCGAAGCAGCTCGCCGGACACAGTGCATCAACAATTTGAAGCAGATCGGCTTGGCGCTGCACAACTATAACGACACCTTCAAGGTGCTGCCGCCGGGCTCGATCTGGAGCGGAACTGCGGCGAACTATCGTGGCTGCATTCTGCTGCACATTCTGCCGTTCATCGAGCAGAAGAACCTGTACGAAAAATTCGATTTCAGCCAACCGCCGGAAGGGCAGGTTTTTCCCGGTACCACCACGCTGCTCGGCTCGACGATCATCAAAGGCTACACCTGCCCGAGCGAAAAGACCTCTTCACTGCTGAACGGCCGAGCCATTCACAACTACGTAGCCAGCAGCGGCCCGACCGCTCACACCGACAACTCGGCTTGCACCTGCAGCGCCGGCGCCGGCTGGAACGCTTATGCTCAGGCTCCTTACACCTCGTCGGATCCGAATTTTTTCGCGGGCCCCTTTCATCGCACCGGTGTCGCCGTTCGCCTGTCCGAGATCACCGATGGATTGTCGCAAACGATTTTCTTCGGCGAGCATCGCCGCGACTGTTCGAACCACGTTCGCACCGGCTGGATCAGCTCGAACAACGGCAACGGCCTGACCTCAACGCTGATCCCGATCAATACGAATACCTGCGAACCGTCATCGACGGACTTTTGCCGTCAGCCGTGCAACTGGGCCACCGAGCTTGGCTTCAAATCACTCCACCCGGGCGGCGCGTGCTTCTTGATTGGCGACGGCGCGGTCACGTTCATCACGCAGAGCATCGACCACAACAATTTTCAAGCGCTCGGCGGCAAATCGGACGGCAAACCAGCAACGTTGCCCTAA
- a CDS encoding tyrosine-type recombinase/integrase, whose product MAQLCSEFLLHCEAKHRSGNLVAEYLEETRRTLNDWTGFCGALAVTEVQKGHVEHWLNAHPSWKSPVTRRNAITILLAAMNFAAEQHGIRNPIRGFKKPEHRPRLQSFSAEDEETIYTATDKPFRDFLFAAIHTGLRPFCELAKLRNADVVVERQGMLWRVNSSKTKKVRIVPVRTELAKLVLKRLKSAESGAPLFPNPQGNPWKRVTARARFSQIRKSLEWQDDPVRRQFTCYTCRHTFAHRLLSGFWNGGQGCTIETLAELMGNTPQVAFAHYGREWGKSYQDPLWAAIGAG is encoded by the coding sequence GTGGCCCAATTGTGCTCCGAATTCCTACTGCACTGCGAGGCGAAGCATCGCTCTGGAAACCTCGTCGCGGAATACCTCGAAGAAACTCGCCGTACGCTCAACGATTGGACCGGTTTTTGTGGCGCCTTGGCTGTGACTGAGGTGCAAAAGGGGCATGTCGAGCATTGGCTCAATGCCCATCCAAGTTGGAAATCTCCAGTCACGCGCCGCAACGCGATCACTATCCTGCTCGCAGCGATGAACTTCGCCGCAGAGCAGCACGGAATACGGAATCCAATCCGCGGATTCAAGAAGCCAGAACACCGGCCTCGGCTTCAGTCCTTCAGCGCCGAAGATGAAGAGACGATCTATACCGCGACCGACAAACCGTTTCGAGACTTTTTGTTTGCAGCAATCCACACCGGGCTACGGCCATTCTGCGAACTGGCCAAGCTCCGCAATGCGGACGTGGTCGTCGAGCGACAGGGGATGCTGTGGCGCGTGAATTCATCAAAGACCAAGAAAGTCAGAATTGTGCCGGTCCGCACCGAGTTGGCGAAGCTTGTTCTAAAGCGACTGAAGTCCGCTGAGTCGGGCGCACCGCTATTTCCCAATCCTCAGGGCAATCCGTGGAAGCGAGTCACCGCCCGCGCGCGGTTCAGCCAGATCCGTAAGTCGTTGGAGTGGCAAGACGACCCAGTTCGCCGACAGTTCACTTGCTATACGTGCCGGCACACGTTCGCCCATCGGTTGCTTTCCGGGTTTTGGAACGGAGGGCAGGGCTGCACGATTGAGACGTTGGCAGAACTTATGGGCAACACCCCGCAAGTGGCTTTTGCCCACTATGGCCGGGAATGGGGCAAGAGTTACCAAGATCCGCTTTGGGCAGCAATTGGAGCGGGCTGA
- a CDS encoding DUF1353 domain-containing protein has translation MKSLLGCIAIFGCVLVGCETSTPTATAPASFGRFEGAVVASWDDDGRNMTLRESFGYVDAQNRFWQAPAGSVVNGASIPYGFWSIIGGPFEGQYRNASVVHDVGCHEMTATWQDVHRMFYEACRCGGVEESRAKMLYYAVYHFGPRWETVHETQVETTTNPNGQLAQREVTVPTVVRIDPPPPTSQEVEQATALIAEENPAPAVIEQTNRDVLRRRPRGGGYGNKPGGPNGFNTARPGEVQPNWQRPTGAPAWNGDRGNAERRPNEGPNQFAAGGERSRPAPQTFAPPARSLQGPAFQPDMRGAALSPQESAWAQNMVRQHLERQTGEQRPAEYNVAKTERGYRVQVQYLQLDSEGRPAGVSGESTLRLGMDGRVMEMINRY, from the coding sequence ATGAAGAGTTTGCTGGGATGCATTGCCATCTTTGGTTGCGTGTTGGTTGGTTGCGAAACCTCAACGCCGACGGCCACTGCGCCGGCCAGCTTTGGCCGGTTCGAAGGGGCGGTCGTTGCCTCGTGGGATGACGACGGGCGGAACATGACGCTGCGTGAGTCATTTGGCTACGTGGATGCGCAGAATCGTTTTTGGCAGGCGCCGGCCGGCTCGGTGGTGAATGGCGCGTCGATTCCGTACGGCTTTTGGTCGATCATCGGCGGTCCCTTCGAAGGGCAATACCGCAACGCCTCGGTGGTTCACGACGTCGGCTGTCACGAAATGACTGCGACGTGGCAAGACGTGCATCGCATGTTCTATGAGGCCTGCCGCTGCGGTGGTGTGGAAGAATCGCGAGCGAAAATGCTCTACTACGCGGTCTATCACTTTGGCCCTCGGTGGGAAACGGTCCATGAAACGCAAGTCGAAACGACGACCAACCCCAATGGCCAGTTGGCTCAGCGCGAAGTGACCGTGCCAACGGTCGTTCGCATCGATCCGCCGCCACCCACCTCTCAAGAAGTGGAACAAGCGACCGCGCTGATCGCCGAAGAAAACCCGGCCCCAGCCGTGATCGAACAAACCAATCGCGATGTCTTGCGGCGACGGCCGCGCGGTGGCGGCTATGGAAACAAGCCAGGCGGCCCGAATGGATTCAACACTGCTCGCCCCGGTGAAGTGCAGCCAAACTGGCAACGACCGACCGGCGCACCGGCCTGGAATGGCGACCGCGGAAATGCCGAACGTCGCCCCAACGAAGGCCCAAACCAATTCGCGGCGGGCGGTGAACGCTCACGACCAGCGCCGCAAACATTCGCTCCGCCGGCGCGCAGTCTCCAGGGCCCCGCCTTTCAACCTGACATGCGTGGCGCCGCCCTCAGTCCTCAAGAATCAGCCTGGGCCCAAAACATGGTTCGCCAGCACCTGGAACGGCAAACCGGCGAGCAACGCCCGGCCGAATACAACGTAGCGAAAACCGAACGTGGTTACCGAGTGCAGGTTCAGTATCTGCAACTCGACAGCGAAGGCCGCCCCGCCGGCGTATCGGGCGAAAGCACGCTGCGTTTGGGAATGGATGGGCGCGTGATGGAAATGATTAATCGCTACTAA
- a CDS encoding carboxypeptidase-like regulatory domain-containing protein — protein MRTSLQFAAIACVLFIAGCGSSGPTMVKVTGTVTLDGAPVADANVMFMPVAEGRPANSNKGTDAAGKFTLTTEKLDDGAQEGKYNVIVTGVRRTGVETNPDGTSGDISKMQEVWFVPKKYSQPGNSGLTQTVTKGMPPIELKLSTK, from the coding sequence ATGCGTACCTCTCTTCAGTTTGCTGCCATCGCTTGCGTTCTGTTCATCGCCGGTTGCGGTTCGAGCGGCCCGACCATGGTGAAGGTAACCGGCACGGTCACGCTTGATGGCGCGCCGGTCGCTGACGCCAACGTGATGTTCATGCCTGTTGCGGAAGGGCGTCCCGCCAATTCAAACAAGGGCACCGACGCGGCGGGCAAGTTCACGCTCACTACGGAGAAGCTCGACGATGGTGCCCAGGAAGGCAAATACAACGTCATCGTTACCGGCGTACGCAGAACGGGAGTGGAGACAAACCCAGACGGCACTTCGGGCGATATTTCGAAAATGCAAGAAGTCTGGTTTGTTCCGAAAAAGTACTCTCAACCAGGCAATTCCGGCCTGACGCAAACCGTGACCAAAGGCATGCCGCCGATCGAATTGAAGCTTTCGACGAAGTAG
- a CDS encoding tyrosine-type recombinase/integrase has translation MGRKRILRRQQHGSAWHWKQTDAWYYTLPGTKKRMPLFDENGERVRGRHNHAAALQALAKVKVTLADDGVFPGEWIVARVCSDYLQYCEQGAKKGTISVTHWKAAQAWLNDLCAFCGALPVAQLKKGHVTSWIEKHSTWRSTETHRSVISVVLAAFNRAEEMFGVTSPLKGLKKPAPKPRLQSISPEDEQTIFDNLEPQFRNFLFAAIHTGLRPFCELALLKAEHIERTPRGMMWRVYSTKTKKTRKIPVRPEVAKLVETLLKEAPPGSNLPIFRNTKGRPWKRMTGVVRFVGLRKKLKWNLDSTRSKYTCYTCRHTFVHRMLSGYWTDGKGCSIETVAELIGDTPKVAFEHYGREWGQHYQAPLWAAIGEPLSVSPPKKPANKPKQPKRKPR, from the coding sequence ATGGGCAGAAAGCGAATCCTTCGCAGGCAGCAGCACGGTTCAGCGTGGCACTGGAAACAGACGGACGCCTGGTACTACACGCTGCCTGGGACAAAGAAACGAATGCCGCTGTTTGATGAAAACGGCGAGAGAGTTCGAGGTAGGCATAACCATGCAGCCGCGCTCCAGGCCCTGGCGAAGGTCAAAGTCACATTAGCCGATGATGGGGTGTTTCCAGGCGAGTGGATCGTGGCCCGTGTCTGCTCCGATTACCTCCAGTACTGCGAGCAAGGGGCAAAAAAAGGAACCATATCCGTGACGCACTGGAAAGCTGCTCAAGCGTGGCTCAATGACCTTTGTGCTTTTTGCGGTGCGCTGCCAGTTGCGCAGCTCAAGAAGGGCCATGTGACGAGCTGGATCGAGAAGCACTCGACATGGCGGAGCACCGAAACGCATCGAAGCGTGATCAGCGTCGTGCTTGCGGCTTTCAATCGGGCTGAAGAAATGTTCGGCGTGACGAGCCCACTGAAGGGTCTGAAGAAGCCTGCGCCAAAACCGCGGCTGCAATCTATATCTCCCGAGGACGAGCAAACGATCTTCGACAACCTGGAACCTCAGTTCCGCAATTTCCTCTTCGCCGCTATTCATACCGGCCTGCGCCCGTTTTGTGAGCTGGCGTTGCTTAAGGCCGAGCACATCGAGCGCACGCCGCGCGGCATGATGTGGCGGGTTTACTCCACTAAAACGAAGAAGACTCGAAAGATTCCGGTGCGCCCGGAAGTTGCGAAACTGGTGGAAACACTTCTCAAAGAGGCGCCACCAGGGTCGAACCTCCCGATTTTTCGGAATACCAAGGGCCGACCCTGGAAAAGAATGACCGGCGTCGTGCGTTTTGTTGGACTGCGAAAGAAGTTGAAATGGAACTTGGATTCGACGCGAAGCAAGTACACCTGCTACACCTGCCGGCACACCTTCGTCCATCGCATGTTGTCGGGCTACTGGACGGATGGCAAAGGGTGTTCAATTGAAACCGTCGCTGAACTGATCGGGGATACGCCCAAAGTCGCGTTCGAGCACTACGGCCGGGAATGGGGGCAGCATTATCAGGCGCCATTGTGGGCGGCAATCGGTGAGCCGCTCTCTGTAAGCCCACCCAAGAAGCCAGCGAACAAGCCTAAGCAGCCAAAGAGGAAGCCACGATGA
- a CDS encoding sulfatase, translating into MLILADDLGYTDVATFGSKYYETPNIDRLATQGMKLTSHHHCQNCTPTRAALMSGQYGARTGVYTVGGIDRFDWSKRPLRPVDNVTELPLDRSIIAQQLKNAGYATGMFGKWHIGQNGEHHPGKRGFDEAIVSQGQHFDFNTSPKTEYPKGQYLADFLTDRAVDFIRRKKDGPFFLYLPHFGVHAPHDAKPELIAKFKDKLGVGGHNNPTYAAMIASVDESVGRVMQTLDELKLADNTVLIFTSDNGGVGGYIREGIKKGAGNDVTDNAPLRSGKGSLYEGGTREPFVVRWPGVTKAGSTCEVPTIHVDIYPTFLELASASPPKHVLDGESLVPLIRDPAAKLKRTAIFQHFPGYLGAGVDQWRTTPVSLIQSGDWKLMEFLEDGHLELYNLRDDLSETKNLAKEMPDKAKDLHAQLVAWRKDVNAPMPTKNDGKAMPEKAKGKGKKKKQDNDD; encoded by the coding sequence GTGCTAATACTTGCCGATGACCTCGGGTATACCGATGTCGCGACCTTTGGCAGCAAGTACTATGAGACGCCGAATATCGATCGGCTGGCGACTCAAGGGATGAAGCTGACGAGCCATCATCATTGCCAGAACTGCACGCCGACGCGGGCTGCGCTGATGAGCGGACAATACGGGGCGCGGACAGGTGTTTACACCGTTGGCGGCATCGATCGCTTTGACTGGAGCAAACGGCCGTTGCGGCCCGTCGATAATGTGACCGAGTTGCCGCTCGACCGCAGCATCATCGCTCAGCAACTGAAGAACGCCGGTTACGCGACCGGCATGTTCGGCAAATGGCACATCGGCCAGAACGGCGAGCACCATCCCGGCAAACGCGGCTTCGACGAAGCCATTGTCAGCCAGGGACAACATTTCGATTTCAATACCAGCCCCAAGACCGAATATCCCAAGGGGCAGTATCTCGCCGATTTTCTCACCGATCGCGCGGTCGATTTCATTCGTCGCAAGAAGGACGGTCCGTTCTTTTTGTACCTGCCGCACTTCGGCGTTCACGCGCCACACGATGCCAAGCCAGAGTTGATCGCGAAGTTCAAAGACAAGCTCGGTGTCGGCGGTCATAACAATCCGACCTATGCTGCGATGATCGCCAGCGTCGATGAAAGCGTGGGCCGCGTGATGCAAACGCTCGATGAACTGAAACTCGCCGACAACACGGTGCTCATTTTCACCAGCGACAACGGCGGCGTGGGTGGCTACATCCGCGAAGGGATCAAGAAGGGGGCCGGCAACGACGTCACCGATAACGCGCCGCTCCGCAGCGGTAAGGGAAGCTTGTACGAAGGTGGCACGCGCGAGCCGTTCGTCGTGCGTTGGCCCGGCGTGACCAAGGCTGGTTCGACCTGCGAAGTGCCGACGATCCACGTCGACATTTATCCAACGTTTCTGGAACTCGCCAGTGCGTCGCCGCCGAAGCATGTGCTCGATGGCGAAAGCCTGGTGCCGCTGATTCGCGATCCTGCGGCCAAGCTCAAACGGACCGCGATTTTTCAGCACTTCCCCGGCTATCTCGGCGCTGGCGTCGATCAATGGCGCACGACACCGGTCAGCTTGATCCAGAGTGGCGATTGGAAGCTGATGGAGTTTCTCGAAGATGGCCATCTCGAGCTCTACAACCTTCGCGACGATCTGAGCGAGACCAAGAATCTCGCCAAGGAAATGCCGGATAAAGCAAAAGACCTGCACGCGCAACTTGTTGCCTGGCGAAAAGATGTGAACGCCCCGATGCCGACGAAAAACGACGGCAAAGCGATGCCAGAAAAAGCGAAAGGCAAAGGAAAGAAGAAAAAGCAGGACAACGACGATTAA